One genomic segment of Carassius carassius chromosome 21, fCarCar2.1, whole genome shotgun sequence includes these proteins:
- the ela2 gene encoding elastase 2 yields MKFLILALFFAGAYGCGQPTYKPLASRVVGGTDVKPNSWPWQVSLQYQSGSSFYHTCGGTLIDKQWVLTAAHCIGSRTYRVYLGKHNLPLSSESGSLAISPSRIIVHENWDSYNIRNDIALIKLSSPVTFTDKISPACLPNSGSMLPHNFSCYVTGWGRLWTNGPIADILQQAMLPVVDYNTCTKSDWWGNLVTNLMVCAGGDGVVSSCNGDSGGPLNCQRSDGTWDVHGIVSFGSSLGCNYPRKPSVFTRVSGYISWINNVMTSY; encoded by the exons ATGAAATTTCTGATCTTGGCTCTGTTCTTTGCTGGCG CCTACGGTTGTGGGCAGCCCACCTATAAACCACTCGCCTCAAGGGTGGTGGGTGGAACTGATGTTAAACCAAACAGCTGGCCATGGCAG GTGTCTCTCCAGTACCAGAGTGGCTCCAGCTTTTACCACACTTGTGGTGGCACCCTGATCGATAAGCAGTGGGTTTTGACTGCCGCTCACTGCATTGG CAGCCGCACTTATAGAGTCTACCTGGGCAAACACAATCTGCCACTCAGCAGCGAGTCCGGTTCTCTCGCCATCTCTCCTTCCAGGATTATAGTGCATGAGAACTGGGATTCCTACAATATCCG CAATGACATTGCGCTGATCAAGTTGTCAAGTCCAGTGACTTTCACTGACAAGATTTCACCTGCTTGCCTGCCTAATTCCGGCAGCATGCTGCCTCACAACTTCTCTTGTTACGTCACTGGCTGGGGACGCCTCTGGA CCAACGGCCCCATTGCTGATATCCTGCAGCAGGCTATGCTCCCTGTTGTGGACTACAATACCTGCACTAAGTCAGACTGGTGGGGCAACCTTGTAACCAACCTCATGGTGTGCGCTGGTGGAGACGGAGTGGTGTCCAGCTGCAAT GGTGATTCTGGTGGCCCTCTGAACTGCCAGAGAAGTGATGGCACCTGGGATGTTCACGGTATTGTGAGTTTTGGCTCCAGCTTGGGCTGCAACTACCCCAGGAAGCCCTCCGTCTTCACCCGTGTCTCTGGCTACATTTCCTGGATCAACAAT GTGATGACCTCTTATTAA
- the ela2l gene encoding elastase 2 like translates to MMKFVVLAVLFVGAYGCGLPTYPPIVSRVVGGVDVRPNSWPWQISLQYKSGSSWYHTCGGSLISNQWVLTAAHCISSSRTYRVYLGKHNLKEEENGSVAIAAGKIIVHEGWNSFAIRNDIALIKLESAVTPSYTITPACLPADGHVLPHNAPCYVTGWGRLYTNGPLADILQQALLPVVDYTTCSKSDWWGSQVTQNMVCAGGDGVVAGCNGDSGGPLNCAGSDGAWEVHGIVSFGSGLSCNYNKKPTVFTRVSAYSDWISKNMASY, encoded by the exons ATGATGAAGTTTGTGGTCCTGGCTGTTTTATTTGTTGGAG CCTACGGATGTGGGCTTCCCACCTACCCTCCTATTGTATCGAGGGTTGTGGGGGGTGTGGATGTCCGTCCAAACAGCTGGCCCTGGCAG ATCTCCCTCCAGTATAAAAGCGGCAGCAGCTGGTACCACACTTGCGGTGGAAGCCTTATTTCCAATCAGTGGGTTCTGACTGCTGCTCACTGCATCAG CAGTAGCAGAACTTACAGGGTGTATCTGGGAAAACATAACCTGAAAGAGGAGGAGAACGGATCTGTGGCAATCGCCGCTGGAAAGATCATTGTCCACGAGGGCTGGAATTCCTTCGCTATCCG TAATGACATCGCCCTGATCAAACTGGAGAGTGCTGTCACTCCAAGTTACACTATCACTCCTGCATGTCTTCCTGCTGATGGGCATGTTCTGCCTCACAATGCTCCCTGCTATGTCACTGGTTGGGGACGTCTCTACA CCAATGGACCCCTTGCTGATATCCTGCAGCAGGCTCTCCTGCCTGTGGTGGATTACACCACCTGCTCTAAGTCTGACTGGTGGGGCTCTCAGGTCACACAAAACATGGTCTGCGCTGGTGGAGATGGTGTTGTTGCTGGATGTAAT GGTGACTCTGGTGGCCCTCTGAACTGTGCTGGTAGCGACGGCGCTTGGGAGGTCCACGGTATTGTGAGCTTTGGTTCAGGACTGAGCTGCAATTATAACAAGAAGCCCACCGTTTTTACTCGTGTGAGCGCCTACAGTGACTGGATCAGCAAG AACATGGCCAGCTACTAG